Genomic window (Candidatus Aminicenantes bacterium):
GGACGTGCGCCAATACTGGTTTCTGGAACATACGCCCGAACTGAGCTTGAAGCGCCGCGAAGATTATGTGGACGCCTTTCGCGAGGTATTTGACGAAGCGGTGCGGGCCCGGCTTAGGACTTTCACCGCAAAGAACGTGGCGGGGGCCGGCGGGGTTGCCGTCACACTCAGCGGCGGACTTGACTCCGGAGCCGTCACCGCGACCGCCGCCCGTCTTCTACGCACAGATGGCCAGCGCCTTGCCGCCTTTACGTCTGTGCCGTTGCCGGATACTGGTAACTATGTGGGCTCACACTTAGGCGATGAACTTCCTTTTGCGCAAGCGACCGCCCAGTTTGCCGGTAACGTGGATTTGCACACCATTACCGCCGCATCCATCACGCCCATCCAAGCCATCCGACGCATGTTGGAGATTCTCCATGAGCCGGCTCACGCCGCCGGAAATTTTTTCTGGATTTTCGAACTGGAAGAGACCGTGCAAGCGCTGGGTTTCCGCACCCTGCTTACCGGGCAGGTGGGCAACGCCGGCATCTCCTGGACCGGGGATGTATTTTCGCAGTCCCTTGCTTTTCAACTGCGCTATCTCGGCTGGCTCACGTGGGCGAAAGTAATGGCCAAACGCCATGCTCCCATTGTTTTGTTGAATTCCTACCGCCGCGCACGCAGATCAAGGGGCGGGTGGTGCAAGTTGTCCGCGATCCAACCCGATTTCGCGCTACGCTTGAATGTGCTGGAGCGCCGTTGGAACGACGCGGACGAACAAACTCCGCGCGCGCCTCACGCGCAGCGCATTCAATTTCTTCAGCCGGGGCGTTCGTTCGTTGGCGCATTGCACGCGCAGATGGGTGCGGCCCAGGGTCTGGAAATACGCGACCCCACCGCCGACGCGCGCGTGTTGGCCTTTACGTTCTCGGTTCCGGATCCGGTTTTCATGGACCCGGAAACCGGGCTGGACCGCTGGCTGATTCGCGCCGCGATGAAAGATCGCCTGCCCGACGCGGTACGCCTCAATCGCAAGCACGGACTTCAAGCCGGTGACCTGGTGCCGCGTTTGCGCGCCAGCGCGAGTGAAGTCGAAATGGCACTCACCGAGCTGGCGCGGGGCTCCGCTGTTGAATATGTTGATGTGCCCTATATGCGCAGAGTGTGGCAGATGATCCAAAAGCAAGACACACCTGATGCTTTCCATAAATCGGTAACCATCTTGACGCGTGGCATTATGGCGGGGTTGTTTGTGAATCAATTGGCAACGGGCAAGCCAACAGCCGCCAAACAGCTTAAATGAATGAAAGGAGGCACTTGACAAACACACTTACAGGATGTAAAAACAGTATTGCAAGCCAGAAGGAGAATAATAAATGGACAGAAAAGTGCAAGTTCAATCCACCGCTGTAACTGCTGACCTGCCGGAAACTGACGCGGAGTCCAACGCACAGAGCGCTCCCAAACCCACTTGGCACACCCCCGTTATCACCCGCATCGACATCAAACAGACTATGTATACCACAGGGTCTAACTCAGATTTTTTTGGTGGATCCCAACCTGGCTAGCAGAGAAAAAGGCGAATCACTATCGCATGTATGGCGACGAAATTTCAACTGGCTTTTAAGCCAACGTGGCTCAGGTTGCCTGAGCACTTGAAGGCACAAGGTCGATCGATAACAACCAAAAATAGGATAGCACATAGACAACTATTTGAAAGTTCAACCCATCGACGTGATCGCCAACGTATTGGAAGCTGTTGCGGCGCGCGCCGCACAGAGCGTTCCCAAGCCCGCGTAACCGCTGGAGCATAGAGGAATTGGCGGAGAAAATAAACCTTTATCGCTATCCAAACCTTGTGAATCACTGACCATGCTCTACACCTACATCGTTTACGATCTTATCGTGCGCTTGCCCTTTCCCTGCCCTCCCCTCACCCATGCGCCAGAGGGCGCAACAGCGGATGTGAATGTCGTCGACGGTACGGTGCCCCGTACGCTGGCTGCGCCGCTCGCCGAAGGACCCATGTGGCAGGCTGAGCCAGGACGTTTTTTATTTCGCGGCGGCAAGCACGCCGGGGATTTCCTCGCTGAAGGCGGCAACTGCGTCACGCTGGAACGCCATCCTGAAGCCGAGGAAGAGCTGCTCTGTTTCTATTTTTTTGACATCGTGCTGGCCGCAATTTTACGCCAGCGCGGCTTGCTCGTCTTGCATGCAAACGCCGCCGTCACGCCCAATGGCGCGGTTGCGATCTCCGGTGAATCAGGCGCGGGCAAATCCACGACGCTCGCTGCACTGCTTCAACACAATTGCGCCATGCTTTCCGATGACATCACCACGCTGCGCTTGGAAAACGATGGGCATGTCCAGGTTTTGCCGGGCATGCCGTTGATTCATCTGAGCGAAGATGCCGCCGCTGGATTGGGGCATGACATTGCCGGCTTGCCGCGTCATCGGTGGCGGCGCCTGAAAGCAGCGATTCCGACTCAAACCGTGATGGCCATGCAGCCCGCACGATTGCACGCGCTTTATCTGCTCCAGAAAAACACGGACAACGATCTGCGTGTTCAGGCGTTGACAGGTGCTGCGAAATTCGCTGCCGTGCAAACGTGCGTGTATGGCCCTTTACTTCCCCAGGAACATCCCGGTCAATTTCCGCTTTTTTCTGCCATCGCCGAGCAAGTCACCGTTTCCTGCATCAAACGACCTGACGCGCGCTGGACGGTGCGGGATGTCATAAACGTGATCCTGAATGGCTAAACTATTCAGGCTCGCCCCTTTCCCAAGAAGAAAAATCTTCTAAACAGAGGTGTAAGCCATGCCCATTGAATTGACCTCACTGATCATACGAACGGAGAACTTGGTCAGCAGCACGATCGATACGGATCTCGTGATACTCAACCTGCCATGCGACCATTATATCGCATTCGATGCGATTGGCCGGCGCATTTGGGAATTGATCGAATCGCCGCGCCGCGTGGAGGAATTGTGCCAGCAATTGCACGGGGAATTTAACGGCGCTGCAGAACAGATCACCACGGATGTCGTGTATTTCCTTAATGAGTTGGAAAATGAAAAAATGCTTAGAATCGTGGATGCACAATCTGAGTAAACTGCGTGCTTTAAATTCGCAAGAACGCGCCATGCTGATCGGCGCGTTCATCTGGTTGGGAATGATGCGCTTGGCCCTTTGGCGATTGCCATTTCATCGCATCGTTTCTCGATTGGGATTGACACAAGGCAAGACCTTTGCGCTTCCGCAAAAGATGGATGTTTTAGAGGCCGGGCGCATTGGTTGGGCATTAAAAACAATGGCGCCGCGGACACCATGGAAGAGCACGTGCCTCATTCAAGCCTTGGCAGGAATGGTCATGCTGCGCCGGCGTAAAATTGCCGGAGTTCTCTATCTCGGTGTCGCTAAAAACGAATCGCCACTGGAACCTCTCGCTGCCCACGCCTGGTTGTGCAGCGGCAATCTATTTTTGACTGGCGAGAGCGGTTGCGAACAGTACAAGATGGTTTTCACCTTTGTAAATCAAAATGAGCCAAATTTGCATTAAGAAATCCGCATGTCCAGGCACAAGAAATGCGCCTGCTGCAGGAATTCAAATATCGTCTGACCTTCAGACCGGACCAGGTTCAGTGCGTCAGATATGCCGGGATAACAAGTGACGCCGTGTGTTGACAATGGATAAAACAGAATCAATTTGGTCAATTACCGAATGGCTTCTTTCAGCCCTGAGCGGTCACAAGCTGCCGACGGTTCCGCAGACGTCCGATCCTTGGTCTGAAATACTCACTTCCGCAACCCGACACGGTCTGGCGCCGATTCTGTGGGATGGACTTCATGATCACCCCGACCAAGCCAGTTTGCCTGCGGAGTTCATGAACCGTTTGCGTATTCTATACATCGCCAATGCTGGGCGCAACCTCAATCTGACCAACGAACTGGAGCTCATCGTACAGAAATTGAATGTAGCCGGCATTCAACCAACACTGCTCAAAGGGATTGTCCTGACACATTCCATCTACTCCAAGCCGGCGCAACGCACCATGGGAGATATCGACCTTTGGGTGCCGAAAGCGCAGCTTCCCCAAGCACGGCTGGCGTTGGCCGACTTGGATTACAAGACAAAGGACAAGGTCGGCCGTCCCCCAGCGCTGCAAGAAGAGTTCAACGGAGAAATACAGTTTTTTGGGAGACGACCGGGCATCGGGCTAGTGGAGTTGCATTGGAACATCTTTCCTGGTGAATGGCTGCGCCATACAACACGTATCGATGAGTCCATTATCTGGTCGCGTACGATTCCATGCCCAGGCATTAACGCCAAAAAACTGTCCCCAGAGGACATGGTCTTGCATGTCTGCGTACACGCCGCGGTCAACCATCAGATGAGCAAAAATTGCCTGCGGTCGCTGCTGGACGTTGAGATGATGCGCCGCCAACGTATTGTCAATTGGGACCTGGTCGCAGAGCGGGCGCACGCATGGCGCGTCCGCAACGCGTTATGGATGGTGCTCGTTTTTGTGCAAGAGTGGTTTGGGAGCGAACCGGAGCTGCCGCTGAAAGCACTGTCCCCTTCATTTATCGTACAGCGCATATTGCGCCGCTTTGTTTCATTAGCTTCCATGGCCGATGGCCATTTCCTAACCAATGGCCCCATGCGATTTCTTTACCTGCTGGTATTGGTAGATCACCCAACCGACGCCTTGCGGCTGGCATGGCATGCGGTCTTTCCGGAGCGCCGCTGGCTGATAGCGCGTTATCAATTGGCAAATGCCTCAACGTTGCGCATCAGCCTGCAACGGCTATGGCATCCGCTCCAATCGATTTTTAGAAAGAACCTTTAATGCCGAAGTAGGGAAGATAGCCATTCCAGAAGCTCAGGTTGCCGCGGCCCATTTAAATATTTTTTTCTTGGACCGTCTTGAACAAGGGCGGCGGCCCATTTTCGCTTTCGGCGGCCGGCGCTTTAAAACCGGACAGGGCGATGCCGGCCAAACGCACCGGGCGACGGCCGGCCTCGGTGCGTTCCAGCAGCTCGCGCGCCGCCTGAAAAACGTCCGCGACCGAAGCCAGGAAATGGTCGAAGGTGCGGCGCCGGGTGACGATCTGGAAATCGGCATACTTGATCTTCAAGGTCACGGTGCGCCCCTGCTTGCCCTCCTCGTGCAGTTCGCTGAAAACCCGCCGCGCGCACTGGCGCAGGAATTCCAGCAATGGCTCCTTTTCCAGGATATCGCGGGCAAAAGTCTCCTCGGCGCCGTACGACAGGCGCTCGCGCCAGGGAGTCACCGGCCGCTCATCGATGCCGCGGGCGATATCGTAAAGATAGAGGCCGAATTTCCCGAATTCCTTCTCCAAAAATTTCAGCGGTTTTGTTTCCATTTCGGCGACGGTGCGAATGCCCAGACGTTGCAACCGGGCGTCGGTGACCGGACCGATGCCGGGGACCTTGATCACCGGCAGGGGGCGGATGAAGTCCAGCACCCGTTCCGGCCTGACCACGCACAAGCCGTCGGGCTTGCGGGCGTCGGAGGCGATTTTGGCCACGAACATGTTGGCCGCCACGCCGGCCGAAGCGGTCAAACCGGTCGCACCAAGGATCCGCGCCTTGATCTCCCTGGCCAGGCGGGTGGCGCTGGGCTCGTTTTTCTTGTTGCGGGTCACGTCCAGATAGGCTTCGTCCAGGGACATGGTTTCGACCAGGTCGGTGTACTCGAACAGGATGTGCCGGATCTGTTCGGATACCTGCTGGTATTTCCTGAAATCGGGGGGGACGAACACGCAATGGGGGCAGCGGCGCCGGGCTTCGGCGCAGGCCATGCCCGAATGGATGCCGAACCGGCGCGCCTCGTAGTTGGCCGTGGTCGCCACCGAGCGGCTGTCGGGACGGCCGCCGACCACCAGCGGCTTGCCGCGCAGCTCGGGCCGGTCGCGCATTTCCACGGCGGCATAGAACATGTCCATGTCGATGTGGATGATTTTGCGCAACGGCGGAGCGGGAAGCATGGGACGAAACTAACACAGCGCCGCCTCCCTTGTCAATGCGCCAACGGGGTTCGAAAATCGCGTTGCCAAAAGCGTTTTTTTTCGCTACAATACGGATTCAAGCTGGAATTTCGGCCCGCAAGCGCCTACCGTTTTGGAGGGAAAAAATGCCGCTGGACCTGCTGGGAAAAATCATGGCCATATTGTGCGCCATCGTCTGGGCCGGTGCGGTCATCCTGTTCAAGCTGGCCGGGGACAAGGTCAGGCCGCTGGTGCTGAATCTCTACAAAACCGCCCTGACCGTCGGTATCCTGTTCCCGCTGCTGCCGCTGCTGGGAATCCCGCTAGTTCCGGCGGCCATCTCGACCAGGCACTGGCTGGCGGTCATGGCCAGCGGCATTCTGGGCATCGCGGTTTCCGACACCCTGTTCTTCGCCTGCCTGAACCGCTTGGGGGCCGGCATGACCGCCATCGTCGACGCCCTCTACGCCCCGTTCGTCATGACGGCGAGCTGGCTGGTTTTGCTCCAGAAACCGCGCCTGGAGCAAATCGGCGGCGCCATGCTGGTGATCGCCGCCGTGCTGGTGGTGGCCTACAGGAAAAGCGGCGCCCCGCTGCCGACGCGTCGGGTCGTGACCGGGATATTTTTCGGCGCCTCGGCCATGGCCATCATGGCGGTGAGCATCGTGCTCATGCAGCCGGTATTGAGCCGGGTGTCGGTTTTCTGGGTGACCGAGCTGCGCATGCTCTCCGCCCTGGCCGTGCTGCTGGTCATGTTCGCCTTGCAGAAAAACCGCCGCCAGCAGCTGGCGCCGCTGTGGCAGAAAGGGAGCCGCCATTACGCATTCTGGGGGGCGTTGCTCGGCAACCTGGTCTCGATGACCCTCTGGGTGGGAGCGTTCAAGTTCACGGCGGTCAACTCGGCCGCGGTGCTCAACCAGACCAACACCGTTTTCGTCGTCATCCTGGCCAGCGTTTTCCTGCATGAAACCTTCACCCGCCGCCGTTTGCTGGCAACCGCCCTGGCCGTGGCCGGGTCGCTGCTGGTTCTGCTGGGATAAATTCCAAATCACAAATCTCAAATTCCAATGTTCAAAACCAAGAAGTAGATGGGTGGAAGGGTTGAAGGGTAGATGGGTTAGGAAAGCTGCGAACGGTCCCATCAAACTCACCCCCGGACCCCCTCTCTTGCGAATAGAGGGGGCCTTTTATATACCTATTCCAGCCCCTTCTCTTCCCAAAGAGAAGGGGGTTGGGGATGAGTTGATTGGTCACCGTCATTGCGATTACCCCATTTACTCATCAACACATCAACGATTGCATATTTACTTCGTTTTGGTCATTTAGTTATTGGTGCTTATTTTGGATTTGGTGCTTGGGGTTTGGAATTTTCTTTCTTCTTTTTGCTCAAACCGTCTACCGTAAACCGTACACCGATTCTTTACTTACCCCCGTCACTCTGCTAAAATCGATTCATGAGACATGCCCCATTCGCCTGCCTGCTCCTGCTGCTACCCATGCTCCTGCAAACGGTCAGCGAAACCGAATACACCGCTGCGCGTACGAAGATGGTCAAGGAGCAGATTTTGGAAAGGGGGATCACCGACCCGCTCATCCTCAACGTCTTCCGCAGGGTCAAGCGCCACTTGTTCGTCAGCCCCGCCTTCCGCCCGGCCGAGGCCTACGGCGACTATCCCCTGCCTATCGCCGAAAACCAGACCATCTCGCAGCCGTATATCGTGGCCTTGATGACCTACGCCATCGCTCCAGCGAAGAATAAAAAAGTCCTCGAGATCGGCACCGGTTCCGGCTACCAGGCGGCGGTGCTGGCCGAACTGGTCCAAGAGGTTTTCACCATCGAGATCAACGACAAGCTGGCCGGGCAATCCGGCAAGCTGCTCCACGACCTGAATTACCGCAATATCCATTGCCGGACCGGCAACGGTTACCTGGGCTGGCCCGAAGCCGCGCCTTTCGACGGGATCATCGTCACCTGCGCTCCCGACGACATC
Coding sequences:
- a CDS encoding asparagine synthase C-terminal domain-containing protein encodes the protein DVRQYWFLEHTPELSLKRREDYVDAFREVFDEAVRARLRTFTAKNVAGAGGVAVTLSGGLDSGAVTATAARLLRTDGQRLAAFTSVPLPDTGNYVGSHLGDELPFAQATAQFAGNVDLHTITAASITPIQAIRRMLEILHEPAHAAGNFFWIFELEETVQALGFRTLLTGQVGNAGISWTGDVFSQSLAFQLRYLGWLTWAKVMAKRHAPIVLLNSYRRARRSRGGWCKLSAIQPDFALRLNVLERRWNDADEQTPRAPHAQRIQFLQPGRSFVGALHAQMGAAQGLEIRDPTADARVLAFTFSVPDPVFMDPETGLDRWLIRAAMKDRLPDAVRLNRKHGLQAGDLVPRLRASASEVEMALTELARGSAVEYVDVPYMRRVWQMIQKQDTPDAFHKSVTILTRGIMAGLFVNQLATGKPTAAKQLK
- a CDS encoding PqqD family protein — encoded protein: MPIELTSLIIRTENLVSSTIDTDLVILNLPCDHYIAFDAIGRRIWELIESPRRVEELCQQLHGEFNGAAEQITTDVVYFLNELENEKMLRIVDAQSE
- a CDS encoding lasso peptide biosynthesis B2 protein; the protein is MLIGAFIWLGMMRLALWRLPFHRIVSRLGLTQGKTFALPQKMDVLEAGRIGWALKTMAPRTPWKSTCLIQALAGMVMLRRRKIAGVLYLGVAKNESPLEPLAAHAWLCSGNLFLTGESGCEQYKMVFTFVNQNEPNLH
- a CDS encoding nucleotidyltransferase family protein codes for the protein MDKTESIWSITEWLLSALSGHKLPTVPQTSDPWSEILTSATRHGLAPILWDGLHDHPDQASLPAEFMNRLRILYIANAGRNLNLTNELELIVQKLNVAGIQPTLLKGIVLTHSIYSKPAQRTMGDIDLWVPKAQLPQARLALADLDYKTKDKVGRPPALQEEFNGEIQFFGRRPGIGLVELHWNIFPGEWLRHTTRIDESIIWSRTIPCPGINAKKLSPEDMVLHVCVHAAVNHQMSKNCLRSLLDVEMMRRQRIVNWDLVAERAHAWRVRNALWMVLVFVQEWFGSEPELPLKALSPSFIVQRILRRFVSLASMADGHFLTNGPMRFLYLLVLVDHPTDALRLAWHAVFPERRWLIARYQLANASTLRISLQRLWHPLQSIFRKNL
- the dinB gene encoding DNA polymerase IV, with the translated sequence MLPAPPLRKIIHIDMDMFYAAVEMRDRPELRGKPLVVGGRPDSRSVATTANYEARRFGIHSGMACAEARRRCPHCVFVPPDFRKYQQVSEQIRHILFEYTDLVETMSLDEAYLDVTRNKKNEPSATRLAREIKARILGATGLTASAGVAANMFVAKIASDARKPDGLCVVRPERVLDFIRPLPVIKVPGIGPVTDARLQRLGIRTVAEMETKPLKFLEKEFGKFGLYLYDIARGIDERPVTPWRERLSYGAEETFARDILEKEPLLEFLRQCARRVFSELHEEGKQGRTVTLKIKYADFQIVTRRRTFDHFLASVADVFQAARELLERTEAGRRPVRLAGIALSGFKAPAAESENGPPPLFKTVQEKNI
- a CDS encoding DMT family transporter; translation: MPLDLLGKIMAILCAIVWAGAVILFKLAGDKVRPLVLNLYKTALTVGILFPLLPLLGIPLVPAAISTRHWLAVMASGILGIAVSDTLFFACLNRLGAGMTAIVDALYAPFVMTASWLVLLQKPRLEQIGGAMLVIAAVLVVAYRKSGAPLPTRRVVTGIFFGASAMAIMAVSIVLMQPVLSRVSVFWVTELRMLSALAVLLVMFALQKNRRQQLAPLWQKGSRHYAFWGALLGNLVSMTLWVGAFKFTAVNSAAVLNQTNTVFVVILASVFLHETFTRRRLLATALAVAGSLLVLLG
- a CDS encoding protein-L-isoaspartate(D-aspartate) O-methyltransferase, with protein sequence MRHAPFACLLLLLPMLLQTVSETEYTAARTKMVKEQILERGITDPLILNVFRRVKRHLFVSPAFRPAEAYGDYPLPIAENQTISQPYIVALMTYAIAPAKNKKVLEIGTGSGYQAAVLAELVQEVFTIEINDKLAGQSGKLLHDLNYRNIHCRTGNGYLGWPEAAPFDGIIVTCAPDDIPPALIEQLAVNGRMVIPISYSTNVQDLLLVEKLANGKLKKTDLIPVLFVPMIHPGNAR